The sequence aatattaattttatatttaatttaacttgaaCTTGAACTTTACTATGCCATATCCATGTTTCCTATGTACGTTTCATGtaattaatcaatatttatgaatttgagtgaataaatttgatttattattcatacacgtacatatgaaataaatgtcaatttaaCATATCGAACTTACCCAAAGTACTTGTGCTACCTATTTAACATATAACTTACAACAAATGTATTGTACtatattatgattatgattatgagaCTATAAATTGGGTACTAATCAACTAACAATTGTTGGCTTCATTTCACTTGAACAGTATTTGTGGTTCTCAATtgtgtaatattaaaaaaaatatatatataataatatcttaataatGATTCAAAAATGCATCAATTCAGATGAAGATGAAAATTTCAAGTAAAATGCAGCTATTAATGAGTATGCCTGATTTTAATAAACGTGTTATTTAGTTATTGTACTCTATTATGTAATGTAAAAACTGTCTGcttctatgtatgtatgtagtagcATATccattacatacatacataattatatacatgCAAATATACACAACTacttatacatttaaatacctacttatataaatacgagtatatgaATATACAATTGACAATAAATCTTTAATTGTGAGTTCCgtgacaataaaaaattacaatacatttttaatatacacacaaaaatacaaatgtatttacatatgtaccatacgatataatatttataaatacatacatatttagatatatatatatatatatatatacgtgtatatgcCTAATCTAAAAGTGAAATTGTCTACGCATGGTTGatgatttttaagcaaatgaagaaaacaaatattattaattaataaaactaaaattaacaaaaatgtaaaataacttaaaaagttattgtgaattttattgcaaaatataacatatattgTAAACGGATctaaaacttaataaacaaaaattatgaacaaaaaaaaaacaaattttacgaTTACTATTAAGcattaatacaaatacaaatacaaatacaaatacagatacagatacagatagaaatacagatacagatgcagttacaaatacagatacagatccAGATACAGATCAGATACAAACACAGATACGTAtagtaaatagaaaaaatagtttgatacaaatttttagattGCTGGAATTACTTCTGAAATTCTTGACCTGTGGAATAAACaatacaacatttatttaatttcatattgaaCTTTGCATTATTCACTTTATTTTACCATTTTTGTTAGCTTATTTTTATCCTGAGTTGAAACCAGAGTCTACgatctttatttaaatatcacatttaaagtcattttctttttcaaaactgTACAGAgctttaatcaatattttatttctagaAAATTGCGGACAACGCCGGATTTTACAATATACTTAATAATACTCAAagtgaaagctaatgaataaaTTGATCTTTCTGCTGTTCATTAGAATCCATTTTTCTGAATTTCCAACTTCCTTGACCGTCAAATTCAAGAATATGCGTATGAAATTTCCTTCAAAAAATAGATAGATGGTTGACAATTgttgtttgaaaaataaaagtgtatAGTGTCTTACCAGAGGGTTGGCCTATGAGTTATTGTCAGCAATGTAATTCCCATGCTCTTGGCTATCTCATATATTGAGCTCTCAACATCAATGGACACTGCACTTGTGCATTCATCAAGCAAAGCATAACGTGGTCtgttcaagaaaaataaaacaaaaaagaaatggtCGATCAATCAAGTTCAGAATATCAAACAATTCTGAGATAGAATcgttgaatataaaaaatacacactTGTGATAAAATAGACGCGCAACAGCCATACGCTGTTTTTCACCTCCAGAGAGAATGTCCTTCCAATCGCGCACCACATCAAAGCTGTCACTGTTTTATAGACAATACAACATTAAGATGAACATTATAGTTTATTTGGGATACTAAAAGTTATGGCTAATTTTAGGAAaagtttgaatatttgttgtttttgttgagaCTATATATACGTACCGTTGTGCAATATGCTCTAGGCTGACCATTTTCAAGATGTCTCTCAATTGATTTTCGGTAATGCCTTTGCGTTTCATATCGTCGCGCGTATCGGGATATATGATCTGATCACATAAGCTACCGATAGACATATAGGGACGCTGGGGAATGTAGAACATGCATGGTTTATTTTCAACGGGTCGCGGAATATGCAATTCTCCGGCGTAGATTGGCCACAGTCCACTCAAAATACGGAACAAACTGGACTTTCCACAGCCATTTGGACCGGTTATCAATAAATGAACTCCTGGCTCGATGCACAGTGTCAAACTTGGCACAACGATATCACAATTGGGTGTTACGACCGGCACGGATCGTAGGCTAATTGACATATTATTGTCATCCTCGGTGTATATGATGCGACCCTTTGCTATGGGCTTGCCATCGCGGAACTCAATGATTCCATTACCAGCATTCTCAAGAGCGTTCTCCACAACCGTTGCCTTGCTGTAAATCCCTTGAGCCGTCTCCTCAAACACATCCAACATGCCAGCTACACGATATGTATATCCGGCTAATGCCACAATTTCCTTATATGATGACATTAAACGTTCTATCGCATCAGCTGCCGAAATTAACAGATTTCTAGCCGTCGTCAGATATTGAGTTCTCTCACTAACATTCGAGTCGCTAGTTTCAGCTGATGTTCCACTCATTCCAGTTGTTGTGCGGGAAGAACCTGTAGCACCCGTTAATATTGGCAGAGATACCATCACCATTCCAGTGCCAGACCAAACATACTTCATAAAGAATTGCTCCAGCATAATGAACCACAGCTTCTGgctaaatatattattcatttGATTAACTAGGCGATTATATGCCTGTCGCAACTGTTGCAGCTCCACCTGAAAaccaataaatataaatataattaaatttattcaaactttgaaaaaaaaaaaaaaatatatatatatatatatacatatatacacaaagaaaaatcatctatattttaatatttacactttaatttaactattcAATATGGATTTAGTAGATTTAAAGTGTAGGCACTTTCAaacaaattacatatataaatatatttttaatcccaataattttcactttaaaattaattttttcatatttaatttaaggactataatatttaaatttgatttactttaatttaatgttagcaaactaattttttaaagtgcaaaaataattattttatatttaaatatttacacttttatttaactattttgctCTAAGATTTAGCGcttaatatgaatttaattttcaatataaatttcaatatttttcactttaaaattaattttttcatatttataatatttaaatttggtatactataaatttatgttaacaaactaatttttaaaagttcaaaaatatttatttcaaatatattgagtattttttttcttttaactttgctttattattattatttttttttttttgatttatttatttatttttatttttatgattaaatGATAATCTTAAACTACAATTCTGTTTCTCCTTTAAAAAGGCGGAGTGTGACTCGAACCAAGGTTTTCGACTCTAACCATTatagtattatatttaatttcaatacgTTTTCCGTTTAAAtctaatatgaaaaattaattgcagcttttatttattgttattatgcGCTTTTTCTCTGGgcgtaattttaaaaataatatttactttcGGCCTTCCCCAATATTGgtctaattattattatatttttaggtTGACGAATTGAAGATTATTTACCTTATGTCCGCCATAGAAAGCAATTTCCTCAGCGTTCGTTATGATTCGGGAATGTATATGCCTTAGATATCCATACCGATTAGCCTCTTCCGATACGAGTTGTCCAAATTTCGGTGAAACAATTCGTAGTATATGAGCAGTTAGTGCAATAACACTCACTGACAATGCCGGACCTTTGAGAattatatatagaaggtatttaGAAAAATTCACTAGTGCGTGAATATTTGAAAGTTACCTGATAGAATGTTGGCCTTCATCCTTCTAGAGGAGCGCATTAAAGCCAAACCAATTAACATCAGATCGAAACAGGGCTTCGTCAAACTACTATATAAATGGGCCACAGAGCTTGCAAAAACGGAAATGTCTTCGGTGAGTCTGTATAagaaaatcagaaaaatattataattagaatatcagaaaaaaactaattttatacGAGAATGTATGATTTTCCATTCCCTTTGATCTGTAAgttatatataagaaatattcactattgaattaatttgttgaaatgcaacatttataattgtgtgagaatttccaaatataattagaatattttaaatatttatttactacaaAGAGAGCATATCTGTAATATCGAGATAGTACTATAAGTATTTTAGATTCTGATACAAATCAATGTAATGAGAACTCACCTGTGATCTGCATTTTCGATGCGACCATCCAAATTGGATACCCTGTAGTAGTTTTGATTCTTAAAGTACAATCGATATGAATGTCGTACCAAACGAGTCCtatttgcaaattgaaattagcGATTAAAGAGAGATTGATTTGGATACAAATGCTGAATGGATCCGAACAgagttgttttaaatataacatgTATGATGAGTTCAAAtacagatttaaaaaaaaacatgtaaaatttaggaaatttgtaaatttgtaaatttgtatcCTTGATTTTGGTGTAATTTGGAGTATTCTTACCGAAATGCTAGGGCCAGTTTACTTTCTAGAAATCGTATCATCGAATTGATGAATGTTGCTGGAATCGCAATGCCGAACCACTTGAGCAATACAAGGGCGAATTGCTTGACATCCTTGCGGACGATAAACTTTACAATCGCCCCCTCCAATGCGGCCACATAAATACTGAGGAACGTGCGCGAGATGAGGCACAATGTATGGACAGTTAGGAGTCCGGTCTCATAGCATAGCTTTTGTGGTATCATTATTTTGACTAGCATGCCGAGTTGCTTTAAGAACTCCTTGTTCAGGCCCGGCTCAAGCATTCGcaaattcttcttcttcaactGTTGTTCCACCAAAAGCTTCTCGGCCTCGGCCAACTTTAGATCATCGTCGGATCCATCGATTACAGACGGAGTCAATGCCCCTTTGTTGACACGATTCTTCGATTCAGAGCATTGCGAGTTCTTGATCAATGGGACTGTCACTTTGATGGTTAATGCAAATAGGGCTGTACCCACGAGGGCATAACTAAATGCCTGCTTCGATAGTCCCGTCTGTTCATATTTCTCCGCTATAAGGTCAACATATTTCGATAGCACTGCCATTGTGATGACATGCGACTTCGGGGCTTTGTATGTTGATTATCCAAATTATCCAAACACAATTAGAAACATGCGGATACacactaaaaatatatagaaaatatatatctttaaactaaaatatatcaaatgaaatgcaatcgTTTCTTATGTGATTCAATAAATAAGTGCAAAGGTCAGGAGCGAATTCGACTGTGAGATCTCGTGTACTTATACCGAAATATGTGCGTAAATACGTTACGTAACGTGgatgcatatacatacagttagtcaagtcaATATTTTGACAAACTAAAATTATCACATATTTCTTATTctggtttatttaattaattaaaattaatttaattaatttaaaaaaaacaaaaactgtgtATTTATCTTTGTCAAAAGAATTACTTAATCAACTACCTAGAAAGTTACTTCATAATTAAggatataaaatgtaaatataagtaCGTTCAGTTCACACAATTgaatatcaaataattcttACGTTTCTTTCCTATTTTTAAcaatcttattatttttaaaatcgtgCAATTCAAGTCGCGGATCCGCCGTCTTATCTATTCGTATTCTTATTCGTATTCGACGGGTTGTAAGACTGAACTAGTCGTCGATGATTCCGTTTCTTTACTTAAGAACTTGCTTCGATACACGTGCGTAAGTGCTATCAAGTGGACGAGTGGACGAGTGGACAAGTGGACAAGTGGACAAGGGTTTATTCAAAACCTGTCTATCTATAGTAACTAGTAACTGGTACTAGTGCCAGCCAAGAGCTATCAAATAGCCAATTTCGATAAGTgacaaaatacatacataaactaAGATTAGCTTAATCAATCATAACTGATAAGGTGCATGGATTAGATTACCTTTAAAAACTGTAagataatttgtatatttatacccTGTTTTAAAAAGAGATGCAAATGAGTAAAACGCACAGaatgtttaataaatgaaaccCTAAATTATACTGTCCAACTAAATTCATCGATCCTACGGACTGGTATAGGAGCTTAAGAAACATAAATTAGCTAGTTGAAAAGCTTGTAGTCAAAGGACAGTCTTAAGGCGttgaaagttttcaatttattactaCTATTAAACTCACAATATATTACAAGGTACTctgaaattataatataatatagaatatatagcATTCGGAATATATCTACATTAATAACACGCAAAAAATGCTAAGATATATGAAAGTCTAATCCTACAGTAAAATGAGCGAAGTGAGATTCGCGCTCAGAACCTCGAGCGCAAGAATCCTTACGTTATCATCTGTGCCAATTTAATTACAGTCAGACAtctaacaaatttcaattatttttacaaaactgCAGTTTATCCTTTCAAATtctgtttaataataatgttttattttttatatttgtgggttttgattattttttaattttttcataatttaaattttttaaatattaaattttgtttagttgAATTCAGTgcttattttgtattataaacgTTATAAATTacgtttgttatttgtatattgattttgatggtaaAGTTCAACTTGCCTGCTATGCCAATAATTTAGTGTGTCAATGTATGTATACTTCTTGATAagacaagtaaaaaaaaaaacaaatagcgCCGCAAAAGTGTAAATGATTGGATTAGGAACAAAGTGTTTCTAAGATTAGCCACGGAAGTTGAAAGATTATCAAGAGAAATGAACTTTGATACTTGGAATTGTAATGTCGCCAAATTATTATAGTTAATAATCGAAGGCTGTTGATACAGATAAACAGTTGGTCAAAATaaactgttttgacaaattgaaaaatttgcatatttttatataggaGTAGGAAAACtattcttggttttttttattgttgttgttttaatttaggATAGTTGCTAAAGATTCTAACAACAAGCCACATCCATAGGGTAAGAATATTCGTCAAAACCAAggatattttattcaaaaaaagttagaaataaaagctctattattatttacctaaaagtattatattaagtattaaaacttatttaaagaatattataaatatttaatgatgtaacaaaatttatacgGGTATATGAATTTTAGCATAaccattattttaaattttcatttaacacAAATCAAATTGGTTTTAGCTTTTATTGGGGTTATAAGGACACATATAAGGACATGTGATTTATCATATGATAGTTATTGAATGGTATTGGATTTTGAAAGTAGAACACTTggtttaaaagatttttacattgaatatttatttttaaagctattttttattcttaccGCCCCGGGCGCTAAGATATAAGGGGCGCCGATATgtcaaaaagagtttgaacttagaaaaaatttgaggggttgagcctgaaattaaataaatcagacaacgaaaagtgcgaaaacaattttcatatgtgactgcagatgatagcaaaaacataccagaaactgctacatttcgaattccatTCTTAGAATCAAACGACcccatcatttagcaactaaaattgagatttgaggcactttttattgtttctgatgatttgaataaataatgacACCTTAaacactaaatccaaattggacagtgaacttgaaaagcatacaatgaatttgacaacgattttttaacgattcacatcacatcctTCGCATCACATCAGCAGTAGCACatcgtttatttagcaaacttcaaataaatttgaaccacttactcatcaattggacaagataacttagcagtctccgtttgctatcaatcgaatatcttcaaatatgggtaaagtaatttatgattttgctttcataaaagcgaacaattaatacctcaatttgggggaccttaaatcaattttacaattttagaaaccattataaaatttaagtttaaaattcttaattttatcatgtatttttaaagtatgtattcaggatgttattgttaagttcagacaatatgcggataaacTGGCAACGActaagcattttaaaagtcaaagaagtctaaaatatttgatttaactataaaaaacatgggctgacgtgggcctggccaaattttaaaattaacttactataggtcaacatcctaagagtattgtcacccaatttggttcctctaactcgaatagtctcggagataaaagtgttcaaattGGTATAGCATAatctgtcacgaatctaatagtacccatttgTATGTAACGAGTtaattatcatgttataagtttttattgtagtaacatttaattcattttagtaaacatttttgacactggagttgtcaatttaatatgtttttaaaggaattatctatttttttttattggcttaaaaaatgtgtttctaaaaagaaattgtaggggGTAAAGGGGCgccaacaaaatatttgccccgggagcaacttttcgtcgCAACGGCGCTGCGTGTAGTTATTATACGgaatcatataaaaatttgaaaaaagatCCAGTTTGTTCGTTTTATCAAGCTCTTTAATGTGTGTTATTAAGTTCAAGCACTACCATTAAGgaagaattaaaaaacaataatttgttcTGCGAGTGTCAAAACAGGGCACATTTTCCTCTTCAAATGATTAGAAGCACGAGTAATATTTTGGgtttttgaaaagtttaatACACTGCATTGTGATTTTGTTTGACACggttaaatcttaaattattttatgcgtGGAGACACCTATCTGATATATCCCTTCGCAAATCCCGTCTTAAATA is a genomic window of Drosophila innubila isolate TH190305 chromosome 4, UK_Dinn_1.0, whole genome shotgun sequence containing:
- the LOC117793711 gene encoding ATP-binding cassette sub-family D member, with product MAVLSKYVDLIAEKYEQTGLSKQAFSYALVGTALFALTIKVTVPLIKNSQCSESKNRVNKGALTPSVIDGSDDDLKLAEAEKLLVEQQLKKKNLRMLEPGLNKEFLKQLGMLVKIMIPQKLCYETGLLTVHTLCLISRTFLSIYVAALEGAIVKFIVRKDVKQFALVLLKWFGIAIPATFINSMIRFLESKLALAFRTRLVRHSYRLYFKNQNYYRVSNLDGRIENADHRLTEDISVFASSVAHLYSSLTKPCFDLMLIGLALMRSSRRMKANILSGPALSVSVIALTAHILRIVSPKFGQLVSEEANRYGYLRHIHSRIITNAEEIAFYGGHKVELQQLRQAYNRLVNQMNNIFSQKLWFIMLEQFFMKYVWSGTGMVMVSLPILTGATGSSRTTTGMSGTSAETSDSNVSERTQYLTTARNLLISAADAIERLMSSYKEIVALAGYTYRVAGMLDVFEETAQGIYSKATVVENALENAGNGIIEFRDGKPIAKGRIIYTEDDNNMSISLRSVPVVTPNCDIVVPSLTLCIEPGVHLLITGPNGCGKSSLFRILSGLWPIYAGELHIPRPVENKPCMFYIPQRPYMSIGSLCDQIIYPDTRDDMKRKGITENQLRDILKMVSLEHIAQRDSFDVVRDWKDILSGGEKQRMAVARLFYHKPRYALLDECTSAVSIDVESSIYEIAKSMGITLLTITHRPTLWKFHTHILEFDGQGSWKFRKMDSNEQQKDQFIH